One Xiphophorus hellerii strain 12219 chromosome 1, Xiphophorus_hellerii-4.1, whole genome shotgun sequence DNA segment encodes these proteins:
- the LOC116710072 gene encoding sine oculis-binding protein homolog isoform X4, translating to MASMQDGLIFTAPPYGKVLLLGAIAAASAFVVTILIVVLCVGCQRKGKTHNVPGEGGKHRLMDMGILKQSKLRSITLRRHLKKRPASMDLLPLPSRWSNSDLRSQGRQLPQIPSGTGEDSEHTYSEVGQRSSTARTDDALYAMVGRAGQTDTPAPPAVPANTPAPPDPDGEVDGALPEPEAPVMSPPHPPETVEYACVRKLRKAEKAPQKRDSGTDMAEPPAPPPRHGPPSHPAPPPPHPHSTKLPRRNIEAFNVPSFPKEVMFMGNGEQYIWKPPEDDDMLMLQNKALGPLGAHLVENIQPSAAVVAEMYSKVCKPGKKKRAIPGSPPANLGFRTLGRGDRDRDGGFSVVVKPQTWAPQEGKAVGGSLDDHCYESIGTEDCDPAYDNMEGGGAWKRERPPNTCATLRPRRKKAQQPLQQQHPPPPPPTQQTPKLQHLPAKALLLPGENLYESIGDLKQGSATSSTTTIFTFNDGMEMYVTGL from the exons GAAGGGGAAGACGCACAATGTCCCCGGTGAAGGTGGAAAACACCGCCTCATGGACATG ggtATACTCAAGCAGTCAAAGCTGCGGTCCATCA CCCTGCGGAGGCATCTTAAGAAACGTCCAGCCAGCATGGACCTTCTGCCGCTGCCCAGCCGCTGGTCTAACTCTGACCTTCGTTCTCAAGGCAGGCAGCTTCCCCAGATCCCCTCTGGGACTGGAGAGGACAGCGAGCACACTTATTCAGAAGTGGGCCAACGTTCCTCCACTGCACGTACTGACGATGCCCTCTACGCCATGGTAGGCAGGGCCGGGCAGACGGACACTCCGGCCCCTCCGGCCGTTCCCGCCAACACCCCGGCGCCCCCGGACCCGGACGGCGAGGTGGACGGAGCGCTGCCGGAACCCGAGGCCCCGGTCATGTCTCCCCCACACCCTCCGGAGACGGTGGAGTACGCCTGCGTCAGGAAGCTGAGGAAGGCTGAAAAGGCGCCTCAGAAGAGGGACAGTGGGACGGATATGGCAGAGCCGCCTGCTCCACCTCCACGCCACGGGCCACCGTCGCATCCCGCCCCCCCGCCGCCTCACCCCCACAGCACAAAGTTGCCTCGTAGAAACATTGAGGCCTTCAATGTCCCATCATTCCCAAAG gaagtgatgtttATGGGCAATGGAGAGCAGTACATCTGGAAGCCTCCAGAGGATGATGACATGCTGATGCTCCAGAATAAAGCGCTGGGTCCACTGGGAGCCCATTTAGTGGAGAATATACAACCGTCTGCCGCAGTG GTGGCAGAGATGTACTCCAAAGTGTGCAAACCTGGGAAGAAGAAAAGAGCGATTCCGGGTTCTCCCCCGGCGAACCTCGGCTTCCGGACCTTGGGTCGAGGCGACCGGGACCGAGACGGTGGATTCAGCGTTGTGGTCAAACCGCAGACATGGGCCCCTCAAGAGGGCAAAGCGGTCGGGGGCTCCCTGGACGACCACTGCTACGAGTCCATCGGCACGGAGGACTGCGACCCGGCATACGACAATATGGAAGGCGGGGGCGCCTGGAAGCGCGAGCGGCCTCCGAACACGTGTGCCACACTGCGGCCGAGGAGGAAGAAAGCCCAGCAGCccttgcagcagcagcaccctccgccgccgccgcccaCGCAGCAGACGCCCAAGTTGCAACACCTTCCTGCCAAAGCCCTGCTGCTGCCGGGGGAGAACCTGTACGAGAGCATCGGCGACCTGAAGCAGGGCTCCGCCACCTCCAGCACCACCACCATCTTCACCTTCAACGACGGCATGGAGATGTACGTTACGGGGCTCTGA
- the LOC116710072 gene encoding sine oculis-binding protein homolog isoform X2 — protein sequence MASMQDGLIFTAPPYGKVLLLGAIAAASAFVVTILIVVLCVGCQRKGKTHNVPGEGGKHRLMDMGILKQSKLRSISKSDTEMNKMNCNGKSRQLPQIPSGTGEDSEHTYSEVGQRSSTARTDDALYAMVGRAGQTDTPAPPAVPANTPAPPDPDGEVDGALPEPEAPVMSPPHPPETVEYACVRKLRKAEKAPQKRDSGTDMAEPPAPPPRHGPPSHPAPPPPHPHSTKLPRRNIEAFNVPSFPKEVMFMGNGEQYIWKPPEDDDMLMLQNKALGPLGAHLVENIQPSAAVVAEMYSKVCKPGKKKRAIPGSPPANLGFRTLGRGDRDRDGGFSVVVKPQTWAPQEGKAVGGSLDDHCYESIGTEDCDPAYDNMEGGGAWKRERPPNTCATLRPRRKKAQQPLQQQHPPPPPPTQQTPKLQHLPAKALLLPGENLYESIGDLKQGSATSSTTTIFTFNDGMEMYVTGL from the exons GAAGGGGAAGACGCACAATGTCCCCGGTGAAGGTGGAAAACACCGCCTCATGGACATG ggtATACTCAAGCAGTCAAAGCTGCGGTCCATCAGTAAATCTGACACGGAGATGAACAAGATGAACTGCAATGGCAAAA GCAGGCAGCTTCCCCAGATCCCCTCTGGGACTGGAGAGGACAGCGAGCACACTTATTCAGAAGTGGGCCAACGTTCCTCCACTGCACGTACTGACGATGCCCTCTACGCCATGGTAGGCAGGGCCGGGCAGACGGACACTCCGGCCCCTCCGGCCGTTCCCGCCAACACCCCGGCGCCCCCGGACCCGGACGGCGAGGTGGACGGAGCGCTGCCGGAACCCGAGGCCCCGGTCATGTCTCCCCCACACCCTCCGGAGACGGTGGAGTACGCCTGCGTCAGGAAGCTGAGGAAGGCTGAAAAGGCGCCTCAGAAGAGGGACAGTGGGACGGATATGGCAGAGCCGCCTGCTCCACCTCCACGCCACGGGCCACCGTCGCATCCCGCCCCCCCGCCGCCTCACCCCCACAGCACAAAGTTGCCTCGTAGAAACATTGAGGCCTTCAATGTCCCATCATTCCCAAAG gaagtgatgtttATGGGCAATGGAGAGCAGTACATCTGGAAGCCTCCAGAGGATGATGACATGCTGATGCTCCAGAATAAAGCGCTGGGTCCACTGGGAGCCCATTTAGTGGAGAATATACAACCGTCTGCCGCAGTG GTGGCAGAGATGTACTCCAAAGTGTGCAAACCTGGGAAGAAGAAAAGAGCGATTCCGGGTTCTCCCCCGGCGAACCTCGGCTTCCGGACCTTGGGTCGAGGCGACCGGGACCGAGACGGTGGATTCAGCGTTGTGGTCAAACCGCAGACATGGGCCCCTCAAGAGGGCAAAGCGGTCGGGGGCTCCCTGGACGACCACTGCTACGAGTCCATCGGCACGGAGGACTGCGACCCGGCATACGACAATATGGAAGGCGGGGGCGCCTGGAAGCGCGAGCGGCCTCCGAACACGTGTGCCACACTGCGGCCGAGGAGGAAGAAAGCCCAGCAGCccttgcagcagcagcaccctccgccgccgccgcccaCGCAGCAGACGCCCAAGTTGCAACACCTTCCTGCCAAAGCCCTGCTGCTGCCGGGGGAGAACCTGTACGAGAGCATCGGCGACCTGAAGCAGGGCTCCGCCACCTCCAGCACCACCACCATCTTCACCTTCAACGACGGCATGGAGATGTACGTTACGGGGCTCTGA
- the LOC116710072 gene encoding sine oculis-binding protein homolog isoform X1, which produces MASMQDGLIFTAPPYGKVLLLGAIAAASAFVVTILIVVLCVGCQRKGKTHNVPGEGGKHRLMDMGILKQSKLRSISKSDTEMNKMNCNGKIDFWDMNTKHRGIHCRQLPQIPSGTGEDSEHTYSEVGQRSSTARTDDALYAMVGRAGQTDTPAPPAVPANTPAPPDPDGEVDGALPEPEAPVMSPPHPPETVEYACVRKLRKAEKAPQKRDSGTDMAEPPAPPPRHGPPSHPAPPPPHPHSTKLPRRNIEAFNVPSFPKEVMFMGNGEQYIWKPPEDDDMLMLQNKALGPLGAHLVENIQPSAAVVAEMYSKVCKPGKKKRAIPGSPPANLGFRTLGRGDRDRDGGFSVVVKPQTWAPQEGKAVGGSLDDHCYESIGTEDCDPAYDNMEGGGAWKRERPPNTCATLRPRRKKAQQPLQQQHPPPPPPTQQTPKLQHLPAKALLLPGENLYESIGDLKQGSATSSTTTIFTFNDGMEMYVTGL; this is translated from the exons GAAGGGGAAGACGCACAATGTCCCCGGTGAAGGTGGAAAACACCGCCTCATGGACATG ggtATACTCAAGCAGTCAAAGCTGCGGTCCATCAGTAAATCTGACACGGAGATGAACAAGATGAACTGCAATGGCAAAA TTGATTTTTGGGACATGAACACAAAGCATCGGGGTATACACT GCAGGCAGCTTCCCCAGATCCCCTCTGGGACTGGAGAGGACAGCGAGCACACTTATTCAGAAGTGGGCCAACGTTCCTCCACTGCACGTACTGACGATGCCCTCTACGCCATGGTAGGCAGGGCCGGGCAGACGGACACTCCGGCCCCTCCGGCCGTTCCCGCCAACACCCCGGCGCCCCCGGACCCGGACGGCGAGGTGGACGGAGCGCTGCCGGAACCCGAGGCCCCGGTCATGTCTCCCCCACACCCTCCGGAGACGGTGGAGTACGCCTGCGTCAGGAAGCTGAGGAAGGCTGAAAAGGCGCCTCAGAAGAGGGACAGTGGGACGGATATGGCAGAGCCGCCTGCTCCACCTCCACGCCACGGGCCACCGTCGCATCCCGCCCCCCCGCCGCCTCACCCCCACAGCACAAAGTTGCCTCGTAGAAACATTGAGGCCTTCAATGTCCCATCATTCCCAAAG gaagtgatgtttATGGGCAATGGAGAGCAGTACATCTGGAAGCCTCCAGAGGATGATGACATGCTGATGCTCCAGAATAAAGCGCTGGGTCCACTGGGAGCCCATTTAGTGGAGAATATACAACCGTCTGCCGCAGTG GTGGCAGAGATGTACTCCAAAGTGTGCAAACCTGGGAAGAAGAAAAGAGCGATTCCGGGTTCTCCCCCGGCGAACCTCGGCTTCCGGACCTTGGGTCGAGGCGACCGGGACCGAGACGGTGGATTCAGCGTTGTGGTCAAACCGCAGACATGGGCCCCTCAAGAGGGCAAAGCGGTCGGGGGCTCCCTGGACGACCACTGCTACGAGTCCATCGGCACGGAGGACTGCGACCCGGCATACGACAATATGGAAGGCGGGGGCGCCTGGAAGCGCGAGCGGCCTCCGAACACGTGTGCCACACTGCGGCCGAGGAGGAAGAAAGCCCAGCAGCccttgcagcagcagcaccctccgccgccgccgcccaCGCAGCAGACGCCCAAGTTGCAACACCTTCCTGCCAAAGCCCTGCTGCTGCCGGGGGAGAACCTGTACGAGAGCATCGGCGACCTGAAGCAGGGCTCCGCCACCTCCAGCACCACCACCATCTTCACCTTCAACGACGGCATGGAGATGTACGTTACGGGGCTCTGA